A region of Silurus meridionalis isolate SWU-2019-XX chromosome 13, ASM1480568v1, whole genome shotgun sequence DNA encodes the following proteins:
- the bend7 gene encoding BEN domain-containing protein 7 isoform X1, which produces MELAERRRSRKSQSFKLISDSDYGHNPDTVEYMDMDMDSKPLDASENETWLGEEGMEIKKQITGMMRLLSDKAGRVYQRVGREGETLKEEPQEDGLSLTSSRKQGPEEPEHGWNSVSHSQYDTRSKTQKMQMDQSKIRDSALPHVPASMMTESSCCMCNCKSTLHAILLELRTMRKLMQTQRGPPEKQHGVARASPTSRKRSLRRRTVQRIIALTPPTKTPSSIHTHIVAKSFEEICPKNKEEEQKERPVPSPPSTPVSNPPSSAQYCLNRDQNCTELEVQLAEEYEVFIPKAQLDSILLNYTRSGSLLFRKLVCAFFDDATLANSLPNGKRKRGLNDQRKGLDQNIVGAIKVFTEKYCTANRIEKLPGPRDWVQILQDQIKLARRRLKRAETTADSEETNRTCTYKTGADCQVDVQNA; this is translated from the exons ACTACGGACATAACCCTGACACAGTGGAGtacatggacatggacatggacaGCAAACCTCTGGATGCCTCTGAGAATGAAA CATGGCTAGGTGAGGAAGGCATGGAGATTAAGAAGCAGATAACAGGCATGATGCGGCTGCTGAGTGATAAGGCAGGCCGGGTGTACCAGAGAGTTGGAAGAGAGGGGGAAACACTTAAAGAGGAGCCACAAGAAGATGGTTTGAGCTTGACTTCGAGTCGCAAGCAAGGCCCTGAAGAGCCAGAGCATGGCTGGAACTCAGTGTCGCACAGTCAGTATGATACACGATCCAAAACCCAGAAAATGCAAATGGACCAGAGCAAAATCCGAG ACTCGGCTCTGCCCCATGTGCCTGCCAGCATGATGACAGAGTCCAGCTGTTGCATGTGCAATTGTAAGAGCACACTGCATGCCATCCTGCTGGAGTTACGCACAATGAGAAAACTCATGCAGACTCAAAGAG GACCACCAGAAAAACAGCATGGTGTAGCCAGAGCATCTCCCACCAGCAGGAAGAGATCTCTTAGGAGGAGAACAGTGCAAAGAATAATAGCGTTAACCCCACCCACAAAAACTCCCTCgtccatacacactcacattgtTGCCAAATCATTTGAGGAGATTTGCcctaaaaataaagaagaagaacaaaaagagAGACCTGTGCCATCTCCTCCATCAACACCCGTATCTAATCCTCCATCATCAGCTCAGTACTGTCTGAACAGAGATCAGAATTGCACAGag CTGGAGGTGCAGTTGGCAGAAGAATATGAAGTGTTCATCCCGAAGGCACAGTTGGATTCCATCTTGTTGAACTACACACGTTCAGGCAGTCTACTTTTCCGCAAACTGGTCTGTGCCTTCTTTGATGATGCCACTCTTGCTAACTCACTGCCCAATGGCAAGCGGAAGAGAGGTCTGAACGACCAGAGGAAAGGACTGGACCAGAACATAGTGGGAGCCATTAAGG TGTTCACAGAAAAATACTGCACAGCGAACCGAATCGAGAAACTTCCTGGTCCACGAGACTGGGTCCAGATTCTTCAAGACCAAATCAAGCTGGCTCGAAGGCGCTTAAAAAGAG CGGAGACGACTGCAGACAGTGAGGAGACCAACAGGACATGCACATATAAAACAG GTGCTGATTGTCAGGTCGATGTGCAAAATGCTTAA
- the bend7 gene encoding BEN domain-containing protein 7 isoform X2, which produces MDMDMDSKPLDASENETWLGEEGMEIKKQITGMMRLLSDKAGRVYQRVGREGETLKEEPQEDGLSLTSSRKQGPEEPEHGWNSVSHSQYDTRSKTQKMQMDQSKIRDSALPHVPASMMTESSCCMCNCKSTLHAILLELRTMRKLMQTQRGPPEKQHGVARASPTSRKRSLRRRTVQRIIALTPPTKTPSSIHTHIVAKSFEEICPKNKEEEQKERPVPSPPSTPVSNPPSSAQYCLNRDQNCTELEVQLAEEYEVFIPKAQLDSILLNYTRSGSLLFRKLVCAFFDDATLANSLPNGKRKRGLNDQRKGLDQNIVGAIKVFTEKYCTANRIEKLPGPRDWVQILQDQIKLARRRLKRAETTADSEETNRTCTYKTGADCQVDVQNA; this is translated from the exons atggacatggacatggacaGCAAACCTCTGGATGCCTCTGAGAATGAAA CATGGCTAGGTGAGGAAGGCATGGAGATTAAGAAGCAGATAACAGGCATGATGCGGCTGCTGAGTGATAAGGCAGGCCGGGTGTACCAGAGAGTTGGAAGAGAGGGGGAAACACTTAAAGAGGAGCCACAAGAAGATGGTTTGAGCTTGACTTCGAGTCGCAAGCAAGGCCCTGAAGAGCCAGAGCATGGCTGGAACTCAGTGTCGCACAGTCAGTATGATACACGATCCAAAACCCAGAAAATGCAAATGGACCAGAGCAAAATCCGAG ACTCGGCTCTGCCCCATGTGCCTGCCAGCATGATGACAGAGTCCAGCTGTTGCATGTGCAATTGTAAGAGCACACTGCATGCCATCCTGCTGGAGTTACGCACAATGAGAAAACTCATGCAGACTCAAAGAG GACCACCAGAAAAACAGCATGGTGTAGCCAGAGCATCTCCCACCAGCAGGAAGAGATCTCTTAGGAGGAGAACAGTGCAAAGAATAATAGCGTTAACCCCACCCACAAAAACTCCCTCgtccatacacactcacattgtTGCCAAATCATTTGAGGAGATTTGCcctaaaaataaagaagaagaacaaaaagagAGACCTGTGCCATCTCCTCCATCAACACCCGTATCTAATCCTCCATCATCAGCTCAGTACTGTCTGAACAGAGATCAGAATTGCACAGag CTGGAGGTGCAGTTGGCAGAAGAATATGAAGTGTTCATCCCGAAGGCACAGTTGGATTCCATCTTGTTGAACTACACACGTTCAGGCAGTCTACTTTTCCGCAAACTGGTCTGTGCCTTCTTTGATGATGCCACTCTTGCTAACTCACTGCCCAATGGCAAGCGGAAGAGAGGTCTGAACGACCAGAGGAAAGGACTGGACCAGAACATAGTGGGAGCCATTAAGG TGTTCACAGAAAAATACTGCACAGCGAACCGAATCGAGAAACTTCCTGGTCCACGAGACTGGGTCCAGATTCTTCAAGACCAAATCAAGCTGGCTCGAAGGCGCTTAAAAAGAG CGGAGACGACTGCAGACAGTGAGGAGACCAACAGGACATGCACATATAAAACAG GTGCTGATTGTCAGGTCGATGTGCAAAATGCTTAA